The Halalkalicoccus subterraneus genome contains the following window.
CGGCGGTAGCAGGCGTACCCAGACGGTCAGTCCGACACGCGATGTTGCATCTTGGGCGAGGCGGTTCTGGCTTCCGACTCTGTTGGCCACTTCGACGGATGCGCTTTCGAACGCTCGGCCGAACCGAAAGCGTCCGTAACGATGTCGGCGGATTTGCCGCCGGGCTAGCCGACACCGGTAGGACTTCGTTTCCCGAAAAATAGAATGATCGAGCGTCCGACGAGGCCTCGCTTGACATGCATGCTCCCCTCGATATCCCTTGTGAATCGAAAGAACTCGATGATCCGCCGGCGACGGGATTTTGTATAGCGGCGCGCTATCGACGGTATGGTCGACCGGCAGGTAAATCGCTTCATACGCTCGAAGCTTCGGGAGGCGGGCCGTCAGTACGAGCAAGCCCGCAGTGCCTACCGTGACGGCCGTGGCTCCGGCTCCGTCGATGTCCCGCGCGACGAATCCGACCGGGCGAGGATCGTCTGTCGACGCTATGCGGAGAAACGGGCCGTCGAACTCGACGATGACGACCGCCCGACCTGTTACGAGGACGGCCACCCTGACTGCGAGGGCTGTCTCGAGGACCTCCACAACGAGACGATAGAATCCTGGTAGCTCGTCTTTTTAGTTCGATAGGGCCTCCCTTCGATCAGCGATAAATCGCATATGACGATATAAAAATCGAATCGCTCGGCCAGATGGTGCTGTCGCCGTGGAGTCTTTGCTGTTATTCGTGGTCGCCTTGCCAGGTTTAGACCGTATCACTCCGACCGGCTACCGCGTTATGGTCGAACTGCCGTATGGCGTCGCTGAACGCCTCCGGCCGGTGGAGGTTACTGATATGGCCAACACCGTCGATAACGGCGGTGTAGGTGTTCTGTCCGGTCGCGGCGTGGTCGTCCTCGCCACGGCGCATCACGCGGTCTCGTTTCCCGTTGATCACGAGCGTCGGACCGGGATAGCTCGCAAGCGCGTTCCGGAAGTCAGTCCCCGCCAGATCCGGCCCCGCCTCACCGAACTGGCTGGGATAGATCCCGGAGTCGATGATCTCCTCTTTCGTCTCCTCGGGCAGGTCACGCTGTTGGACCCATCGTTTACCCGCTCGCTGGATGCCGCGCTCGATGAGATCGCTGCGAGTTGCGAGACGGGAGGCGCCACCGACCACTCGCGTGACGAGTTCCATACTCCCCACCGGGTTGGCGCTGGATCCTGCAAGCACCAGTCCGTCGACCTTCTCGGGGTGGCGGCTCGCGTACGCGGTCGAGACGTACCCGCCGAGCGAGAGGCCGACTAGGATCGCGTGCCCGCCGGCCGCCGACTCGACGACTTCGTCGAGCAGGTCGAGTGCCGGCTCCATGCGGAAGGTCTCGTTTGCGTGTGTACCGTGACCGGGGAGATCGAACGCGATAACCCGATACTCTTCGGACAGAGCGTCGATTTGTGGTATCCACATCTTTCGG
Protein-coding sequences here:
- a CDS encoding DUF7091 family protein, which translates into the protein MVDRQVNRFIRSKLREAGRQYEQARSAYRDGRGSGSVDVPRDESDRARIVCRRYAEKRAVELDDDDRPTCYEDGHPDCEGCLEDLHNETIESW
- a CDS encoding alpha/beta fold hydrolase, with translation MNRTTEEVDRSSIDVAGPEDAQPIVFVHGAMFTRKMWIPQIDALSEEYRVIAFDLPGHGTHANETFRMEPALDLLDEVVESAAGGHAILVGLSLGGYVSTAYASRHPEKVDGLVLAGSSANPVGSMELVTRVVGGASRLATRSDLIERGIQRAGKRWVQQRDLPEETKEEIIDSGIYPSQFGEAGPDLAGTDFRNALASYPGPTLVINGKRDRVMRRGEDDHAATGQNTYTAVIDGVGHISNLHRPEAFSDAIRQFDHNAVAGRSDTV